The window CAACCTTCTCCATCGGCTGTTCGATTTGTGTGGCAATACCTCTAGTGCACTGCAGGCACTAGAGCTTTGGTATCGGCTGGTGCGCGCCGGGGCCGAATGGGACCATAAGGCGGAGATTCGGGAAATGTGGGCTCCGAGTGAGTACGCCCAAGATGTTGGAACGGGCGCGATGTTCTATCTAGATATATTTTCGAACGTTCATTATGGATATGTTGGCCGTATGGCATCTATTGATACTGATCTACTTTTGTCTGTCAACAATCTGCCCACTAATCCTTGGACTGGGAGATCTGATCAGTCTGACCTGATATCTATGCAGATTGGTATAGACCTTTTTGATAGTCATGATCCGTCCGAGCTGAGCACACTCGTTATCTACGATGCGATCATGGCACGACGAGAAGATTATCTACGTGCCGGTGATGGTACGATGAGGTAAGGGAATCTGGGGTGCAATATGAATGTCAAGTTAACTTCTGGTCGATTTGTGGGCTGGCGTGGGAGGTTGTTGCTGTTATCTCTAGTCGTGCTTGCAGTTGTGACTGCTGGGGTCTTGGAACTCTTTGTCTCCGTGGGGCCTGTTGATGCACCCAAGCTAACCGTTTCGCCTGTAACGTTGCCGGGCCTGAAAAAACTTCACTGGGAGGTTGCTACCGAAGGTGTTGGTAGCTCATCTTTCGTGTCTGTGTGGCAGGCCAGTGGTGTCGATGAGGGGGGGCAGTATTATCTTCAAGAAGTGGAGCGATACCCTAGCTCGATTGTTGCAAGATGGTATTATTGGTCATCAATTAGGATTAACTTCGAATCTGATTTTCCGAACAAGGTAATAGGTGTGTCTGCGCTGCGTGACCTGGGTGCAGACTCGTTCGATCTGTTTTGCGTGGACATTGATTCGACGCATGCATCTTCAGGACAATGTGCGATCTGGGCTTATTGGGCGCGATACGGGGAATTTATTGTGTATATTAATATTACGGGAAGTGATCTTAATGTTAATGGATTCCTTGACATTGTGGTAAGTGCTGATAAGAGACTTGGGATTTGAAGAGTCGGCGAATTCACGTCCGGTCGGGGTGATGCTGTAGTCGGGTCACCCGGAGTTGGTTGCGGGACTGCCCCTGTGCCCAATGTTGTGTAGCCTAAGTTTATATTGGTGGGGCTGGGCCCGGTGGATCTGGAAGCTGGTGGCGGATGCAGACCGTTTCGCCGGGCTTCTTGACCCGGTGCGGGTTGCGGCGGGCGCGTTTGACCGGGCGGGGCAGGTGCATTCGCGTCGGGTGGGGATCAGGAGAGCGGCGATCTGGGCAAGGTGGGTCGGTAGCTGGTCAGACCAGTCTTGACTGGATGCCGTGAGGGTGAGCGAAGCTGCTTGCATTACGTCTCTGCCTGCGTCCCCGCGCGGAACGGACCGCCCCGTCCGGGCTTGCCAACAGGTGCGGCGACGGTGGGCTCGGTGCAACTGTCAGCAGAGGCGCTCCGAGTCGATCCCGCCGGAGCCGATCGTCGCTGCTAAACGGTGTGAGCTACCCGGCCGTTACTCCTTGCATCATCAGGAGGATCCCGGGCCGGTCAGGGCACGGTGGGCGGGTACGCAGAGTAGGGTCAGCCGCGTGAGCGCGAAGACGTGAACCGCGTACCGCCGGGCTCCCCCGACCATGCCCGGCGGGCGCGTGCAGGCCGCGAACGAAAGGCACCCCTGTGACCAGCCCAGCCAAGACCCGCGTCGCCATCGTCTTCGGCGGCCGCAGCACCGAGCACGCGATCTCCTGCGTCAGCGCCGGCAGCATCCTGGCCGCCCTGGACACCGACGAGTACGAGATCGTCCCGGTCGGTATCACCCGCGCCGGGCGGTGGGTGCTCACCACCGGCGACGGCAGCCAGCTGGCCATCACCGACCGGCAACTGCCGGAAATCACCGACCGGTCCGGCTCGGCCGTGGTGCTGCCCGCCGACCCGACCGGCAACGGGATCATGGTGCTGGACCCGGCGGACGGCCCGGCCGCCGCCCTGGCCGGCGTCGACGTCGTCTTCCCGGCGCTGCACGGCGCGTACGGCGAGGACGGCACCATCCAGGGGCTGCTGGAGATGGCCGGAATCCCGTACGTCGGGGCCGGGGTGTTCGCCTCGGCCGCCGCGATGGACAAGGAGTTTACCAAGAAGCTGGCCACCGTCGAGGGCATCCCGACCGGCCCGTACGCGGTGCTGCGCCCCGGGGTGAGCCTCAGCGACGCCGACAAGGAGCGCCTCGGCCTGCCGGTGTTCGTCAAGCCGTCGCGCGCCGGTTCGTCGTACGGCATCACCAAGGTCTCCGACTGGGCCGACCTGGACGCGGCCGTCGCCACCGCCCGGGAGATCGACCCGAAGGTGCTGGTCGAGGCGGCGATCGTCGGCCGTGAGGTCGAGTGCGGGGTGATCGAGGGCGAGGCCGGCGGCGGCCCCGAGGCGTCCCTGCTGGCCGAGGTCCGGGTGGTCACCGACCACGAGTTCTACGACTTCGAGGCCAAGTATCTCGACAACTCCTGCGAGTACGACATCCCGGCCGGGTTGTCGGAGCAGGTGACCCGGCAGGTGCAGGACTACGCCTGCCGCACGTTCACCGCGCTGGACTGCGCCGGGCTGGCCCGGGTCGACTTCTTCGTCACCGACGACGACCAGATCTACCTGAACGAGATCAACACGATGCCCGGGTTCACCCCGACGTCGATGTTCCCGCGGATGTGGGCGGCCGCCGGTTTGGAGTACCCGAAGCTGGTGGACCGGCTGATCCGTACCGCCCTCAGCCGGGGCACCGGGCTGCGCTGACCGACCGCCGGGACCCCAGACCGGACCCGACCAGACCGGACCAGAGCGGGGACCGGACCCAGAGTCAGGCGCGGCAGCCGCGCGGGGCGGCGTCCGCGTCGCTGGGCACCGTCTCGATCAGCGGGTCGGCGAACGCGGTCACCCACTGGCCCGGTTCGTCGTAGGAGCCGGGCACGCTCACCCGCACCGGGATCTCCCGGTCGACGGTGGTCCAGACGGTGGCGTCGGCCTGCTCGGCGGCGTGCCAGCAGACCCCGTCCAGCGCGTACACCAGGTCGGTCGGTGGGAACTGCGCCGCCGGCACCCCGCAGGCGACGGTGATCGGCGGTTCGCCGTACGCCGCGTTCTGCTCGGCGCCGTCGGTGACCCGCCGCTGCGGCAGATCGCGCAGCGTACCCGGCAGTTGGGAGATCAGCGCCCGGCAGACGATCTCGGCGCGTTCGTCCAACGTCGCGGCGGCGATCTGCACCGGCGTGGTCGGCGCCGGCGCGACAGCGGCGGACGCCGACGTCGACGGGTCCGCCGCGGCCCCCGGGTCGTCGTCGGACCCGGTCGGGGCGAGCCGGCTGAACGCGGCGAGCGCCACGATCACGGTCAACGGCAACGCCACCACGGTCGCCCAGATCGCCGCCTGCCGGGTGGTCCGGTCCGGCCCACCTGTCACAGTCGTACCACCGAACACGTCAGGGTCCGGGTGATGCCCGGCACCATCTGGACCCGGCTGACTATCATCGTCCCGAGTTCGTCCACGGTGTGCGCCTCGGTGAGCACGACCACGTCGTACGGCCCGGTCACCGCGTCCACCCGGACCACGCCGGAGATGTCCGCGATCGCGTCGGCGACGTCGCGTGCCTTTCCGACTTCGGTCTGGATGAGGATGTATGCCTGGACCACGACCCGACTCCTATCCGCCGCCCGGGAGCGGCTCGAACGTGAAACTACCGTACGGAGCAGGCCGGATTCATGACGGTGCCCGAGTGGAGACGACAATGATCGAGGTGGACCGGTGAATGTGGCACAGGCCGGTGAATTCGGGCTCATCTCCCGGGTCACCGCGCGGCTGCACCCGGGGGCCGCCACCCTGCTCGGCCCCGGCGACGACGCGGCCGTGGTGGCCGCCTCGGACGGCCGGGTGGTCGCCTCCACCGACGTGCTCGTCGAGGGCCGGCACTTCCGGCGGGACTGGTCCAGCGCCGTCGACGTCGGGCACCGCGCGGCCGCCGCGAACCTCGCCGACATCGTGGCGATGGGGGCGGTGCCGACCGCGTTGCTGGTGGCGCTCTGCGCCCCGCCCGAGACCGACGCCGGCTGGGCCGAGGACCTGGCGGTCGGCCTGTCCGACGAGGCGGCCAAGGTCGGCGCGAGCGTGGTCGGCGGCGACATGTCGGCCAGCCCGACCCTGACCATCGCGGTGACCGCCCTCGGCGACCTGCACGGCGCCGCCCCGGTGCTGCGCAGCGGAGCGCACGCCGGTGACGTGCTGGCCATCGCGGGCCGGCTCGGCTACGCCGCCGCCGGCTACACGGTGCTGTCCCGCGGCTTCCGGTCACCGAAGCTGCTCGTGGAGGCGTACCGACGCCCCGAGGTGCCGTACGCCGCCGGCCCGGCCGCCGCGAACGTCGGCGCCAGCGCCATGATCGACATCTCGGACGGGCTGATCGCCGACCTGGGTCACGTCGCCACCGCCAGCCGGGTCGGTATCGACCTGCGCCGGGCCGCCTTCGAGGTGCCGCCGCAGATGCGCGACACCGCCAACGCGCTCGGCGTCGACCCGTACCAGTGGATCTTCGGCGGTGGTGACGACCACGCCCTGGCCGCGACGTTCCCCGAGGATCTGCCGCTACCGAAGGGCTGGCGGCGGGTCGGCCACGTGGTCAAGGGCGCCGGGGTCACCGTCGACGGCCAGCCCTACCAGGGCGTCGCCGGCTGGGAACACTTCCAGTGAGGCCGCGCCGGTCACCGCTGAGCCACCGCCGGTGACCGCACTACGCTTTACCGCGTGACTGATCTGCTTCAGGCCGGCGTCGAGATCCGCCGGGTCCGCTACACCGACGCGGTGGCGCAACGCCTGGTGGCCGCCGCCATGGCCGATCTGGGTGCCCGCTACGGCGGCACCGGCGACGACACCCCGGTCGACCCGGCCCACTTCGACCCGCCCGGCGGTGCCTTCCTGATCGCCCACCTGGACGGGGCGCCGGCCGGCTGCGCCGGCTGGCGCAGCCACGGCACCTCCGGCGAGGACGCCGAGCTGAAGCGGATGTACGTCGCCGACGCCGCCCGCGGGCGCGGGGTGGCCCGCGCGCTGCTCGCCGCCGTCGAACGCTCCGCCGCCGGCCAGGGCCGCCGCCGGGTCATCCTGGAGTGCGGCGACAAGCAGCCCGAGGCGATCGCGCTCTACAGCAGCAGCGGGTACGCCCGGATCCCGAACTTCGGCTACTACCGGGACTCGCCGGGCTGCCTGTCCTTCGGCCGGGTGCTCAGCGCCGACTGGTGACGGGCGCTCACCGCCCGACTGGTGACCGTACGCAGTCAGCCGCCGGACCCGATCGGGTCCGGCGGCTGCTGAAACGTCGAGGTCGTGGGCGGCGCGGTCAGGCGCCCCGGACCACCTTGCCGGCCTTGAGGCAGGAGGTGCAGGCGTTCACCTTGCGGGTGTTGCCGCCACCGGCCGGGGTGCGAACGGTCTGGATGTTCGGGTTCCAACGGCGGTTGGTCTTCTTCTTCGACCACGGCACGTTGTGACCGAAGCCCGGCCCTTTGCCACAGACGTCGCACACGCTAGCCACGGGATACTCCTGGGGATTTGTCGTTCATCAGGTCGCCGGTCGCCGGGACACACCACGCCCAGACAACCTGGCCAGGCTACCCGATCGACCACCCGGGCGGCCAATCGCCCTGCCCCGACCGGTCCGCTGCCGGCGGCCCGGCCGCACCCGGGTCGTCTTCACGGCGGCTGTCGGCGTGCGCCAGTAGGCTCATCGCCGTGCTGGACACCCTTGACGCCGCCGCCGTGCGCCGGTGGTGTTCGGGTGCGCT is drawn from Micromonospora sp. Llam0 and contains these coding sequences:
- a CDS encoding D-alanine--D-alanine ligase family protein; this encodes MTSPAKTRVAIVFGGRSTEHAISCVSAGSILAALDTDEYEIVPVGITRAGRWVLTTGDGSQLAITDRQLPEITDRSGSAVVLPADPTGNGIMVLDPADGPAAALAGVDVVFPALHGAYGEDGTIQGLLEMAGIPYVGAGVFASAAAMDKEFTKKLATVEGIPTGPYAVLRPGVSLSDADKERLGLPVFVKPSRAGSSYGITKVSDWADLDAAVATAREIDPKVLVEAAIVGREVECGVIEGEAGGGPEASLLAEVRVVTDHEFYDFEAKYLDNSCEYDIPAGLSEQVTRQVQDYACRTFTALDCAGLARVDFFVTDDDQIYLNEINTMPGFTPTSMFPRMWAAAGLEYPKLVDRLIRTALSRGTGLR
- a CDS encoding DUF3515 family protein, coding for MTGGPDRTTRQAAIWATVVALPLTVIVALAAFSRLAPTGSDDDPGAAADPSTSASAAVAPAPTTPVQIAAATLDERAEIVCRALISQLPGTLRDLPQRRVTDGAEQNAAYGEPPITVACGVPAAQFPPTDLVYALDGVCWHAAEQADATVWTTVDREIPVRVSVPGSYDEPGQWVTAFADPLIETVPSDADAAPRGCRA
- a CDS encoding Lrp/AsnC ligand binding domain-containing protein; this encodes MVQAYILIQTEVGKARDVADAIADISGVVRVDAVTGPYDVVVLTEAHTVDELGTMIVSRVQMVPGITRTLTCSVVRL
- a CDS encoding thiamine-phosphate kinase, with amino-acid sequence MNVAQAGEFGLISRVTARLHPGAATLLGPGDDAAVVAASDGRVVASTDVLVEGRHFRRDWSSAVDVGHRAAAANLADIVAMGAVPTALLVALCAPPETDAGWAEDLAVGLSDEAAKVGASVVGGDMSASPTLTIAVTALGDLHGAAPVLRSGAHAGDVLAIAGRLGYAAAGYTVLSRGFRSPKLLVEAYRRPEVPYAAGPAAANVGASAMIDISDGLIADLGHVATASRVGIDLRRAAFEVPPQMRDTANALGVDPYQWIFGGGDDHALAATFPEDLPLPKGWRRVGHVVKGAGVTVDGQPYQGVAGWEHFQ
- a CDS encoding GNAT family N-acetyltransferase; protein product: MLQAGVEIRRVRYTDAVAQRLVAAAMADLGARYGGTGDDTPVDPAHFDPPGGAFLIAHLDGAPAGCAGWRSHGTSGEDAELKRMYVADAARGRGVARALLAAVERSAAGQGRRRVILECGDKQPEAIALYSSSGYARIPNFGYYRDSPGCLSFGRVLSADW
- the rpmB gene encoding 50S ribosomal protein L28, which codes for MASVCDVCGKGPGFGHNVPWSKKKTNRRWNPNIQTVRTPAGGGNTRKVNACTSCLKAGKVVRGA